Proteins encoded in a region of the Botrytis cinerea B05.10 chromosome 11, complete sequence genome:
- the Bcnpl3 gene encoding Bcnpl3 encodes MTEVSSTRLYLGNLPRSATKADVEAHFNTHGTGEITEIKLMNGFGFIEYKDAMDARDVVPAFHGSDFMGERLTVQFARGTRNRDTFANNPERTAPRPRRTPHRMQISGLPGETSWQDLKDFARQSSLDVVYSETGRDRDGKGSFVEFETAADLKTAVEKLDGREFKGARVTCTADVRFIYFLLYTS; translated from the exons ATGACTGAGGTTTCCTCGACCAGACTGTATCTGGGAAATCTCCCTCGCAGTG CAACCAAAGCTGATGTTGAAGCTCATTTCAACACGCATGGCACTGGCGAAATCACCGAGATTAAACTTATGAATGGATTCGGATTCATCGAATACAAGGATGCAATGGATGCGCGCGACGTCGTTCCTG CCTTCCACGGTTCCGACTTTATGGGCGAACGCTTGACTGTACAATTCGCTCGTGGTACTCGTAACAGAGATACTTTTGCCAATAACCCTGAGCGAACTGCTCCTCGTCCCAGACGTACCCCTCATCGAATGCAAATCTCTGGACTTCCAGGTGAGACCAGCTGGCAG GATCTTAAAGACTTCGCTCGTCAATCCAGCCTCGATGTCGTTTATTCGGAAACTGGTCGTGACCGTGATGGTAAAGG AAGCTTTGTCGAATTCGAAACTGCTGCAGATTTAAAGACTGCCGTTGAAAAGCTCGACGGTCGTGAATTCAAAGGTGCTCGAGTCACTTGCACTGCTGATGtgagatttatttatttc
- the Bcnpl3 gene encoding Bcnpl3: MTEVSSTRLYLGNLPRSATKADVEAHFNTHGTGEITEIKLMNGFGFIEYKDAMDARDVVPAFHGSDFMGERLTVQFARGTRNRDTFANNPERTAPRPRRTPHRMQISGLPGETSWQVCLPRSFIRTHGSQSLLFGLYTTS, translated from the exons ATGACTGAGGTTTCCTCGACCAGACTGTATCTGGGAAATCTCCCTCGCAGTG CAACCAAAGCTGATGTTGAAGCTCATTTCAACACGCATGGCACTGGCGAAATCACCGAGATTAAACTTATGAATGGATTCGGATTCATCGAATACAAGGATGCAATGGATGCGCGCGACGTCGTTCCTG CCTTCCACGGTTCCGACTTTATGGGCGAACGCTTGACTGTACAATTCGCTCGTGGTACTCGTAACAGAGATACTTTTGCCAATAACCCTGAGCGAACTGCTCCTCGTCCCAGACGTACCCCTCATCGAATGCAAATCTCTGGACTTCCAGGTGAGACCAGCTGGCAGGTCTGTTTACCCCGTTCCTTCATCCGGACTCATGGATCTCAATCATTGCTATTTGGACTATATACCACATCATAA